The Peromyscus leucopus breed LL Stock chromosome 4, UCI_PerLeu_2.1, whole genome shotgun sequence genome segment TGTCTGCTCCTACCCACCCAACAAACAATGTGCTCTGCCATGGGATCCATGCTCCAGGCCACTCCTTGCTGAGCCTTCCTGGTCCTTCCTAAGGACTCGGTTAAATCCCATCCTGCTCTGTACATTGTCACCCTGCTGTACATCATTATACTGCAATTACATGACTGCTGTACACCACTCAAAATGCTGCCATGGTCCCCTTTAAGACAAGATGACCAGCTATGTGCGCCTGCACTTTTGTCTGGGGACTCTTGGGCCTTACAAGCTGGAATTCTCTTCAGTTCTGGCCCCACCAGGGGGAAGGACTATGATTTTAGAGTGTGTCTGCCTACCTTCTAGAGTGCTGCATTGTGAAGGAGACTTGTGTCTTCAACATAGCCCAGACAGTGCCTTCCTCTGAGGATAAGGATAAAGACAATGGGTTCTACTAGGTCTCCACCCttggccatctctctctctctctctttttttttttttttttttttttttgagactgggtttccctgtgtagccctgactttgtagaccaggctggcctcaaactcagaaatctgcctgcctctgcctccccagggctgtgattcaaggcctgtgtcaccacacctggcttgccCATCTTCTCTTAGCTTCATTCCGTTCAATGGGCAACACAGTCTGAACACCCCCACTGAAAACTTCAGGGAGTGGCAACCCTAGAGCCTCTCTTTAGGGTGGGAGAATTTTAAGGGCGCTGCGAAGGCAAGGATTTTTGTTGAAccgcccccccctccctctccaagTTAGTACTTGGACCCGTCCGAGGAGAGGGTGGGAACTTGAGAGACACCGCCGCCGCCGGCAGCCAATTCCTTCTAGCTCCACTGCGGCGGGCAGTTGCCGAGCCGGGAGAACCACTGACCACTGTCCTCCAGGGGAATGGACATCAGCAACAGCATAGCTCTGGCCTTGTCTCACCCCCGTGCAAACAGTGCGGAGCAGAGGGAAGACGTGGGTACTCCCGGGTGACACCAATGATTCCTAGGGCAGGACTTCCTGAGGAAGATCCCGTCCCTCTGCAGAGTATCAGCATCACCCTCTGCTCGCTCACTCCCAGGAAGTTTAATAACCTTACTGTTGACGGGGAGAAAACATCGAGACCTTGAGTAGGAACCTGAGAGGTGTGGGGAGGGATTGATGGCTGCCTGGAGTTTGTATCAGAGGAACGGCCACTTAAGTCTTGGCTCCTTCTTCAGAGCTCCTCTGATGGCTGCTGCTGTTCACCTATCAggcccctcctcccctgcctcccatccAGGATCCTTGGAGTGGGCTGACTCTGTATGCACTTTCTCAAATCACAAGCATGGGAACCCTGGCCCTAACTCCTCTGCTTTCTGGTGAGTGGCTGGCCCTGGACTGTGGGGACTTCCACAGAAGCCAAAATCTCCAGAGGCCTTTTGCTTGCCCAGGAGCAACTGGAATGTTTCCCCAAATCTAAGGTGACCCTACCTGTGCAGAAGTTCTTCCAGGACTTCAACTCTCAGGCTGGGTAGGAATCATGAAGATCTATGAGCAGATATTTCCCTGGGGAGGTCTCAGCCACTCTGTCAATACTGGTAGTAGTTGAGACACCAGCTCCAGGAGCTCACGAGGTGGCCAGTGTTCCTAGCACCAGGCACAGGCTGGCATCTGGGTTCCCATATGACCCTGCGGGTGACTTAGACTTGACAGTTGAGTTAGGTGGAGCTCCCATTTTACCCAACTCAGTCTTTGGATTCACAAGCCAAGCATCCATCATTCATTAGTTGAAGATAGCATGCTGTGGCCCAATCTTCATCCCCATAGAGGGTATCCATGACTTGGGCCAATACTaagaaccaattttttttttaatataaaaagatcaatgaaaaatttatttataaatttttcacGCTGGGCTACAAGTCTATATTGTACGCTCAGGAGTGTGCCACAGACTTCATACAGACAGAAGAGACCAAACCAGGACCCATTTGAAGCTTCAACATAGGCCTAGGAAGTCTTAACAttaattaacataattaaaaagGCATTTGCATGTAGAAAAAACATACAGAACTCCTTTTGAAGTAATCTGTGCTTGTCTCAATGCCTGCCAGTTTCGCGACATTATCACTCTTCTTCCCACACTGGCTCATAAAAGCTGCAGAAGGACCAAAGAATATGACCAGGCGGCACAAAAGGCCTCCACCCACCTGTGTCCTCAAGTGCTCCCCATTTTTGCACGCAGGGTCAGCAGCACTTCTACGAAGGGGAAACCTCATTTAAATTTGAATAATTCAGCCTCCCTTTTATTTCCCAGGATCAAAACAACAAGGGGCGTGGGGTTGCATAGAAAATTggaaccacagaaaccaggaagtctCCTTTCAGGGACAGCAAGGGAcgctccagcccctcctccagcccctccctcatgGCAGGATCCTCAGATCATAATGGGGTCCTGGAGCCGGGAAAGGGCACCGCAGCCCTTGCACTCACTCAGCAATAGCATGAGAGATTCACAGTCTTGAtaggaattttataaaaatataaatatgggtACACAACAGCCTTCACAACGCTGGATACAACGCCCTTTAAAATTGGGTTTATAACCAAGATTCAACAAATACACCTAAAACTTGGCTTAAAATATGTTAACATTTTATATTCTGTCATAAATGTTATGACATTTAATCGTGGcaaattcatttacttttttaaaaaagtgtgcaACCGACTATTAACTATAATAGAAGTCACTAGGAAAGGGTAACATCCTCTCGAAAATCCCCACGTCCCAGCCACGCGGGCTTCAAGGTCCCACTGGAACTTTGCTAAAGTAGCCGGTGTGGGGAATGGTGATCTCTCACGGGAGGGGTAAGGGAGACAGATCCTGGGCTTCCTAAACTCACTCAGAATCCAGGGAGAGGAACCGAGGAGAGAGGTGTGGAAGATCAGGgatttggtgggggaggggctagcAAATGGGAAAACCATAGGGCTAGGCGGTATTTTCAGTGCAACCAAGAAATGGTAGACTCAAGTTtttagttttaagaaaaaaaaaatgcatctttctCCCATAACCACGCACAATATttccaaacaaaaaaactcaggcGCACAAACTTCacccacaaatatacacacacgtgATAAATAGTTTAGGACATCAGGAACCCGGAGCGTCCCCTTCCTCGCGCGAGGGCGCGCAGATGGTGGAGCCCGGTAGTGGCTGCTTGGCGGCCGCCAGCGGCGGGAGCCGCagtgcgggcgggcgggcgggtcCCACGGGCGGCGGCGGGAGCGCGAGTCCGCCCGCGCCTTTCACCTTCCGGAGAAAACATTTCAAGCGGAGGATCCGGTATCTCGGGATTCCGAAGTCTCCCGGTGTGAGACTCAAATTTCAAAATGGGCTGGAGCCtgcgccccgcccccaccctcgAGGCGGTCGGGGGCCGTGGGAAGGCTCTGGGGCCCCGCGAGGCTCCGAGGACTGCCGAGGGGAGGCGCTCTCTGGCGGAGAGCCGAACCCTAGGGGCCACGGACGTGGAGACCTAGCCCGATTTCCACGCGGGCCAGCAAACCTGGCGCACACCGAGGTAGTTGGCGGGAGGGTACAGCAGAGAAGACACGGGCGAAGGTCAGGGTCCGGGGTCCGGGCGGGTATCACCGGCCGCTGGCCGCGTACTTGGCCTTGGTGATGAGATAGAGCACGATGTCCTGGTGGCCCCCGAAAGCGGCGATGTGCAGCGCGCTCCAGCCGTCGCGGTTGGCTAGGCGGATGTCCGCGCCGAACTTGACCAGCAGTTTCACCAGCTCCAGGTTGCCATCGATGACTGACTGGTGGAGTGCTGTCTGGCCCTCCGGCCCGAACGAGTTCACGTTGAACTCGCAGTTAGTCATGTTCTGCAGCAGCGACTGCAGCTCCTGCGTGTTGCCCTTGCGCACCGCTTCCTGGAAGATGCGCTGCGTCTGCGGCGCCGAGCAGGTGGACAGCTCGGCTTGGCTCATGCTGCCGCAGAGCTAGAGCGGCGGGCCGCGCCCCGGCTCAGCGCGGGCGGCGGCTGCAATGCGGGCCCCGGGCTGTCTCGGGGCGTGTCTCGAGGCACGCCTCGGCGCATGGAGGGCGCTTCGCCCCCGGGCCCCGCACGCTGCCCCTGCGCGCTCCGGGCGCTCGGGGCCGAGGGCCGCCGGCGCGGGACCCCTGCTGCATCCAGCCACGcccaggcgggcgggcgggcgacaGAGCTGGGTGCTGGTTCGCAAGGGTCTGGAGCAGCCGGAGGCCGCGACGCTTGCAATCGTGGTGCCTTCGGGGTTAGGCTGTGCTCCCACTGAACTTCACTCGCGTCCTTTAGCAAAGCAGTTCTAATTCGCCCGCCGCTTCCCGGCGTCTTTTACGGCCCTTATATTTGCATAACAATGGACGCTCTTGACGCGCGCACTAGGGCACTTTCGATTGGGCCGTACCCAcgtgggggcggggcggaggcGGGGTCGTGCGGCTAAGCCGTACACGACAGGGGGCGCTGGTCTCGGCCAGCCCCAGACGGGGTGGTCTGCCGACGGACCACAGGGTTTTTCCAGTGCTGCTGCCATCCTGGGTCCGCTTGCCCCGGGTGTATTAACCTGCagctttcctctttcttcataGATCTCGGGAAATGCGAGTTCCTCGCTCAGCCGCTCCGGGGTCTGGACCTGGCGTTCACGGGTGGCCCTCCACCACTTTGGCCCTTTCTCCTCCAGTGTTACTTCCCAGGCAGCTCGGGCTCCTCTTGTGTTTGGCCCCATCCACACTGATGACAGGAGCTCCATGCCCAAGTCACCCCAGTGTAGGGGTTCCATTCTCTCCAGAAGGCTGggacaggctctctctctctctctctctctctctctctctctctctctctctctctgttacgGTGGGCAGCCTGTCACCACTCCTCCAgttgtgtgctgctgctgctgctgctgctgttgctgctgctcagCCCGTTGGCACGTCCATAGACCTGCCTAGTGCGGTGGGCGCACAGCACTGCCCTGTAAGGGAGTTCTGAAAATGACTCATTTCCAAACCGTAAGCCCCACGTTTTATTGACCACTCTTAACAACtgaccaggaggcaggaggaggtgcTGGCACTGGCTGGGGAGGCAAGGCTCCACATTTCCTCATTATGTTTTACAGCTTTCAGCTTCGCTGTGGTTGCTGAAAATTAAGGAGGAATGATCTTGAGACCTGACAGAGCAGGAAACAGGGCACGCCAGGGCTTGATTTCTGCTGAAGCCTAGCTGGGAATTCCAAGCAGGCAGCTGTAGGCCTCAGCTGAGGAGACCACCCTGCCAGGCTCCATCTGGGCAGCTTCTTTTGGTGGATGCGTCTACCCCTAGACTCAGGGCATGCCCCCAACCCTACTTTGTGTTCTGAGAGGAACTATGGCTAAACTAACCTGAGAAAGTAGGCAAATGCCTCCCGGGACTGTCCATCTTTGGCCAGTTACCTTCAGGCCTGACCCTGGCTGACTTGTTTAAGGGCCGCATTCTCCCTCTGGTAGCCTCGGAACCTGAATCCCTTGTATGTGCCGCTTGGAGGTCTCTCGGGTCTTCCAGAGATCCCCAGTCTATCGGGTTCTGCCCGTTGGGTCCCCTATCCCCACCTTGTGCCTCTCTGTTCCAAGATCTTGAGGGGAACCCTTAAGGTTCTCTCCACTGTGCAGGTAGATGGAGGCTTAGTTGGGGGTATCTTGATGCTGGCTGTGTCCTAACTCAGAACAAGATGGGCATGGAAAAGAGGGAGTTCTGGGAACAGTCAGGAGGGCAGGATCTTCTCCCTGGTTGGCCCATGGCTGCCTGCATCTGCAGAGGGCTTGGGGGGCATTGGacaggcaggagacagagacCACACCTTGGGGTGAGCAGAGCCGTTGTTACTCTCTCCAAACCCAGGGCTGTCCCTTGAAGGTGAATGGGTCCCCAGATGGGCCCCTGCTTAGGTGGGCTTCAGCCTGGCCTGAGGAAGGGCATCTGAGATGCTTGCCCAGTGCAGAGCCTGGGAGAAAAGTCCTGTTGACATCCGCAGCAGGCGGCAGACAAAGGGGCCCTGTGTGAGCTCAGTGTGGGAACGCAAGGCCGTCACCACAGGGGCTGTGAAATCAGCGGCAGCCCTGGTGAGAGCTGGATGGCTCAGCTAGTTCTGGCAGAATAGCGTGGCTGGTGTGGCAGTCCTGTCGTGGTGAAAGTCTATCCTGAGGAACCTCTGCCCTGTGTCAGGCTCAAAGGACATGGACTTGGTCTGGCACCACTTTGCAGCTGATTGGGAGCCCTATGACCAGCTTCCTGAGGGACTTAGGTGATGGCTACAGGATTCCCTCCTGGCCCAAGTCCCTTCACCATGGCTGTGCTCTGGCCCACACCCATGTCTTCCTGTAGCTGTCTCATACGAGGATGGGCTTGGGGAAGGCCCCGGGGCATTTGGTTTCTAGTCAGCACCGCCCAAGTGTTTGCTGGAGGACACTTTCCAAAAGGTGAACATTTGTTCCATGTTATTgaagggagggtggggaggggactcACAGAAAGTCCGAGGTGACCCAGTATTAAGCTCCAGTTTTTGTGATGCTTGCTTGGGATTTAAGGAGATCCAATTCTGGATGTGATCCTGGCCCCTGACCTTTATTCTCTGAATGATCCTAAGAATGTTGGTCCAGGAGCATCCGGACCACCGTCTGCTCATTCCTAGAAGGCAACAGTGGACAGGGGCACCCTTCTGCCTCCAGATGCCCCTCCCCAGTTCTTCCTTAGATGGGTGCTTGGCAGTTGGCAGCTGTGAAAGCAATGTTGTGGAGGGGTAGCATGTACCACATTCTGGAGTCCCTGCTGGGGACATCTAGGTGGGGTAGTCCAGGCAGTCTGAGAGGCCATGAGAGGACAGCAGAGACGGGGCAGCTGGCCAAAGCTGGGCCAGGCCTGCAGCCACCTTAAAGGCACTGAGCAGGGGAGGGAGGCCAGTGGGCagtggggggggcggggcttcCAGCTAATTCATTAAAATGTGTTGGGGAGCGTGGGAAAGAGGAGAGTGTTTCTTCCCAGCAGCCCAGACACCTGGTAGAAGAGAGAGGATAGGAATCAAATAACAAACACTCagctccagccagccagcagagcagaggaaggaggccGGGCAGGAACTGCTGCAGACAATCGCTGCGCTGCTCTGCGACCAGGGCTCCTGCCCGGGCCACTCGGCACGGCAGGCCAACACTCGGTATATCATAGTTGCCCTGTTAGCACTGCGCCTATCCCCAGCCCTTGAGGCaacctgtctctctctgcagctgAAGAAGGCACCCTGCAACTGGCCTCCTAGGTTTGGAGCTTGTTGCCAGCGCCCGAACCTGCATGAGGCCGACAGCCTCCGACCCCTTGCGATGCCTAGGGTGGAGGTGCTTCACAGCGAGTAAGCCCTGTGCTTAGAGGCAgaaaggagggggcaggagaaagtggggaacatGGGGCAGTAGCCATGGCTGCCCCGAGGCGGGGCCTAAGGGCAGGACCTGGCCTGACCTGATCAAAATGGATGGCATGGtctgcctctcctcccatttcccccttggtcctgcagctgcccagGACACAGATGAGTTGGGAAGCCATCAAGTCCCCCTCGATGGCTCTTTGTAACCCCAGAGTGGGGAAGAATGTGGTCAGGAACCCTTCCCAGGACAGGACATAGAGCCGGGGATCTCACGTCTAGAGGTGGCATGCCAACGCTGATCCCCTGGACACTCTGATGCTCAGATCAGACTCCGGCAGGTTGGGTGGAGGGTCTGGACTGGGGGTGGCTCAGAGGGACACTGGGAGGGGCTCCAGTCCCTGCCCGTCTCTGAGCCCAGCTCTCCTCATTTATGAAATGCCAGCTAGGTTTCTGGGGGCTGAATGGGCTGGGGTGCAGGTCCCAGGCATATTTGGGACAGTGGCATGTCAGCGTCTCTAGGGAAGACCCGGGTGAGCTGTTCCAAGGAGAGTTCCAAGAGCAGACGTGATCCTAATACCACACGCCTAGGTCTGTCGGTGTTCCCCGTACCAGGCAGAAATAGCACTCAGGACCTTGTTGCCTGGAGGCATCTGCTAGGTTCTTCAGCCAAATCTGAGCTGGTTTCCGcttgaggcaggaagcagaaaggaaagggatGTGAGCAAGGGGGTGGAGGTGGCACATTCCTGGGGAGTGAGAAAGGAGGAGGCAGGCCACTGTAGCACCGAGTGTGTTGATCGCAAGCTGGCTGCATGAAGGAGCCTCCACCCTGGGTTTTCGCTgggttcccttcctccctttagtTCCCATTGGCTTTCCTACCTCCAGGATCCCTGGCATCAGCATCCTCAGACCCTCTAGGGTGGCTAGCCATTGTTGTGGGGACGTCAGCTTCCTCAGAGAGCAGGGACAGCAGCATCTCCTTTCAGGCAGTTGTGACGAGGGATGGACCCATGATGTGGGTGAGAAGTCCTACAGCGTCCATCGGTAGCCAGGTGCCTCCAGCCTCCCACTAGGTTATAGTGgctgcctttctctctccctggagAGCCACCCTTGCCTAACCCAGGGTGACCGAGACCTTGGGGCTCACACTTGGACCTAGGGCCTAAGAACCCTGGCTATCTAGAAACCCAATTGTCTTTGGTGTCTCTAGCAGCTTGAAGGCGTGTGAAGGGGCTCAGGATGGGCAGAGGGGATAGACTGAGCAGACATACAAGGCTCCAGCCTGAACCACATAGATTAAACGTTTTTCAGGTTTATTGTTTGGCTGTTTCTGGCTGCCTTGCCCTCAAAAGGGGCTACTGGTTGGGCTGAGGGCTTGGCTTGGCCCacaggggctggggggaggggggggcgacAATTCTCTAGGACCTCATGGAAGTGTGTGATGATGTGGCCCAGGTGGGAATCATCCCAGAAGATCTTGTCATATTGCTTAAAACAGAAATGGTGCAGCCAGGGCTTCCTTAGCATGTCACACGGGACTCTTTCCGGCTGCAGCAGAAAGCCATTGCTCAGGGTGGCTGGAGCATTGGCCTGTACCTCTGCCTCCGCACAGCTTCAAGGACGATCataggttcacacacacacacacacacacacacacagcctctgggGTGGGGCCAGGCCTAAGAAGGGAGCCTGTGCCCGATTTCTCAGCTGGTTCAAGGCATCCATTAGTTGTGCCCAAGGTCCTGCTCCAGCAGCTCCTGCTCCTGCCCACCCTAGGCCCACACTTCCTCTTAGGTAGGGACCCTTGGCTCTGTGTTCTCAGTGCCCGTTGACTCCCTTCCTAGAGCTTCTAGGCCATCCTCTTGCAGAACCgacaccccctccccatccccgtCTTGGGGGCAGATCAAGATGCTAGGGCCCTATGGAGAGCTAACTGTGTCCATGGTGGGTGATCATGGAGCTCACCTGGTTCCCTTGAGTCTTTGCTCCTGATGGCCTCATGACCTATTAATAAAAGGTGGTAGGGTGGTAGGGCATGAGGGAACTGTCCTAAAGGGCACAGAGCCACCTGCGCCCACAAGGCCACTGTGAGCTGGATCTCTGTTTCAGTGCCTGgcttgtcccccacccccacccagtccAACGGAGAGGCCAAAGAGCAGTGGCTGAGAAGTCTTGGTGCCTCTGGGTTCCTCCCTAGGGAACTCAAACTTAGGGACGTTCTTAGGGCTCAAAGGTCCCTGGGAAACAAGTCCTGGGCATGAGATCTGGTGATTAGGGATCCAGGGGCCTGAGAAccagtgggtgggggtggggcagaccTTTTGTAGTGATGAA includes the following:
- the LOC114692763 gene encoding notch-regulated ankyrin repeat-containing protein, coding for MSQAELSTCSAPQTQRIFQEAVRKGNTQELQSLLQNMTNCEFNVNSFGPEGQTALHQSVIDGNLELVKLLVKFGADIRLANRDGWSALHIAAFGGHQDIVLYLITKAKYAASGR